The Medicago truncatula cultivar Jemalong A17 chromosome 4, MtrunA17r5.0-ANR, whole genome shotgun sequence genome includes a region encoding these proteins:
- the LOC11424039 gene encoding non-specific lipid-transfer protein 5 has protein sequence MANMNVACVVLVICMFVCTYAEAIIYCYDTADIIKPCFIYLLTDFDFPEIEPDCCNAVKKVDDAAITKRDRRETCSCLKQLASNIFHLDVDKGDRLFGLCEAKIHYKINPNAECAKIKAEEIVANARSGNILTTI, from the exons atggCAAACATGAATGTTGCATGTGTGGTTTTGGTGATATGCATGTTTGTTTGCACCTATGCAGAAGCTATAATTTACTGCTATGATACAGCTGATATTATTAAACCAtgctttatttatcttttaactGACTTTGACTTTCCAGAAATTGAGCCAGATTGTTGTAATGCAGTAAAGAAAGTTGATGATGCTGCCATCACCAAACGTGATCGTAGGGAAACTTGTAGCTGCTTGAAGCAACTTGCTAGTAATATTTTTCATCTTGATGTGGATAAAGGTGATAGACTTTTTGGCTTATGTGAGGCTAAGATTCACTACAAGATTAACCCCAATGCAGAATGTGCTAA AATCAAGGCAGAGGAAATTGTGGCTAATGCACGATCGGGGAACATTCTCACTACTATATGA
- the LOC120579844 gene encoding uncharacterized protein, translating to MVFTISSFDVASNSGSYRPSRNEYKLNFTINTKVKLSKTVLVPTNVYSFTSAYDVFNESYDNNFLVDVIGVMTGVGVEREYERDGVKTKMNVIELDSNGYRFKCTLFGEYVEELSSFLSSGESQNVVVAIMLAKVKLFQGNNL from the exons atggtgttcACGATTTCCTCATTTGATGTTGCTAGCAACAGTGGTTCGTATCGACCATCACGCAATGAATACAAACTGAATTTCACAATCAACACAAAAGTCAAACTATCTAAAACTGTTTTGGTCCCAACAAACGTGTATTCGTTTACATCTgcatatgatgttttcaatgaatCTTACGACAACAACTTCTTGGTAG ATGTAATTGGAGTCATGACTGGAGTTGGAGTTGAAAGAGAGTACGAAAGAGATggtgtaaaaactaaaatgaatgtcattgaattggattcaaatgg GTATCGTTTTAAATGTACTCTTTTTGGAGAGTATGTTGAAGAGCTGAGCTCTTTCCTATCGTCCGGTGAATCTCAAAATGTTGTTGTAGCCATTATGTTGgcaaaagttaaattgtttcaaGGTAATAATTTATGA
- the LOC11424042 gene encoding non-specific lipid-transfer protein 5 isoform X1 — translation MKVACLVLVLCIVVAHIAEADRFAFIIYTLTPCYPFLIGSISVATPHCCEAVKEVDDDAKDYDDRLETCDCLRDMALSFKKDFNVENGAALFALCGIQTPYQISRDINCTKIKGVEVVADVGSRNIVTTI, via the exons ATGAAGGTTGCATGTCTCGTTTTGGTGTTGTGCATTGTTGTTGCACATATTGCAGAAGCTGATAGATTTGCCTTCATTATTTATACTCTTACTCCATGCTATCCTTTTCTTATAGGTTCAATTTCAGTTGCTACGCCACATTGTTGTGAAGCAGTGAAGGAAGTTGATGATGACGCCAAAGACTATGATGATCGTCTAGAAACTTGTGACTGCTTGAGAGATATGGCTCTTTCTTTTAAGAAGGATTTCAATGTTGAAAATGGTGCTGCACTCTTTGCCTTATGTGGTATTCAAACACCCTACCAGATTTCTCGAGATATCAACTGTACCAA AATCAAGGGTGTGGAAGTTGTGGCGGATGTTGGGTCACGGAATATTGTCACCACTATATAG
- the LOC11424042 gene encoding non-specific lipid-transfer protein 5 isoform X2 yields MKVACLVLVLCIVVAHIAEADRFAFIIYTLTPCYPFLIGSISVATPHCCEAVKEVDDDAKDYDDRLETCDCLRDMALSFKKDFNVENGAALFALCGIQTPYQISRDINCTKIIERDEDDYDEDE; encoded by the exons ATGAAGGTTGCATGTCTCGTTTTGGTGTTGTGCATTGTTGTTGCACATATTGCAGAAGCTGATAGATTTGCCTTCATTATTTATACTCTTACTCCATGCTATCCTTTTCTTATAGGTTCAATTTCAGTTGCTACGCCACATTGTTGTGAAGCAGTGAAGGAAGTTGATGATGACGCCAAAGACTATGATGATCGTCTAGAAACTTGTGACTGCTTGAGAGATATGGCTCTTTCTTTTAAGAAGGATTTCAATGTTGAAAATGGTGCTGCACTCTTTGCCTTATGTGGTATTCAAACACCCTACCAGATTTCTCGAGATATCAACTGTACCAA GATTATTGAACGCGATgaagatgattatgatgaagatgagtag